In Perca fluviatilis chromosome 11, GENO_Pfluv_1.0, whole genome shotgun sequence, the following proteins share a genomic window:
- the im:7138239 gene encoding uncharacterized protein im:7138239, with amino-acid sequence MDVPRPFLLLLCALHLTLTGVLSKHIDHRNLFTQRLCCKRQSHFVYIGQDISGSPVSVDVGMCRSHCGGASRPSHEEGQQEYSKHSSMLEFLRSKKMRTRGPAAPESPEPLNHLPSCGMNQVCEPTGVRVDRVLLLEGPQEVDVIEECHCEIKLTQCIRVPALKTYYSETPYETVIDVGRCSRSKGSPEGFSCVPTMFESALLETPNKVDLIQTVAACELKESCYRVPYVEYYYEIVNADGVKDERLKEIDVGRCLGGCTTGNRCLLRSRSDPAICHLWAERQSSSCVPQGYESHNFLNQHGQIRTILSITSCLCQN; translated from the exons ATGGATGTACCCCGGCCATTTCTTCTCCTCCTGTGTGCCCTCCACCTGACCT TGACCGGAGTGTTAAGCAAACACATAGATCACAGAAACCTGTTCACGCAGAGACTGTGCTGCAAAAGACAGAGCCACTTTGTCTACATTGGACAAG aCATCTCTGGGAGTCCTGTCAGTGTTGATGTGGGAATGTGCAGGTCGCACTGTGGGGGGGCATCCAGGCCATCACATGAAGAAGGGCAGCAGGAATACTCTAAACATTCCTCGATGCTGGAATTTCTCAGGAGCAAGAAA ATGAGAACGCGCGGACCTGCAGCTCCAGAGAGTCCGGAGCCGCTGAACCATCTGCCCTCCTGCGGGATGAACCAGGTGTGTGAGCCGACCGGGGTGCGTGTAGACCGGGTGCTTCTCTTAGAGGGACCCCAGGAGGTGGATGTCATCGAGGAGTGCCACTGCGAGATCAAGTTGACCCAGTGCATCCGTGTCCCCGCACTGAAGACTTACTACTCCGAGACGCCGTATGAGACAGTCATCGACGTGGGACGATGCTCCCGGTCCAAGGGCtcaccag AGGGATTCTCCTGTGTCCCCACTATGTTTGAGTCAGCCTTGTTGGAAACCCCCAACAAAGTGGACCTCATCCAGACAGTGGCGGCCTGTGAGCTGAAGGAAAGCTGCTACAGGGTCCCATACGTGGAGTATTACTATGAAATAGTCAATGCAGATGGAGTCAAAGATGAGAGGCTCAAA GAAATAGATGTGGGCAGATGTTTGGGAGGCTGCACCACAGGAAACCGATGCCTTCTCAG GAGTCGATCTGATCCAGCAATCTGCCACTTATGGGCTGAAAGACAGTCCAGCTCCTGTGTTCCTCAGGGCTACGAGAGCCACAACTTCCTTAACCAGCATGGGCAGATACGCACCATCCTCTCCATCACTTCTTGCCTTTGCCAAAACTGA
- the LOC120567767 gene encoding C-C motif chemokine 20-like, with the protein MRFPTLIILLILSCLCLALAQTTFDDCCLRYVKRMSKGTQRHAVTYRWQETDGGCNIPAIIFIMKKGKEFCTDPRDTWVKKLMTKIDEKSQKMDHKKHSKPQWSNRG; encoded by the exons ATGCGCTTCCCAACGCTGATCATCCTGCTGATCCTATCTTGTCTTTGCCTTGCACTGGCACAAA CGACTTTTGACGACTGCTGTTTGAGGTATGTGAAAAGAATGAGCAAAGGCACTCAAAGACACGCAGTGACGTACAGATGGCAGGAGACAGACGGAGGCTGCAACATTCCTGCTATAAT CTTCATCATGAAGAAGGGGAAGGAGTTTTGCACAGACCCCAGAGACACATGGGTCAAAAAACTGATGACAAAGATtgacgaaaaaagtcaaaaaatggACCACAAGAAACACAGTAAG CCTCAATGGTCGAACAGAGGCTGA